TACCTGGTGGTGAAGGAAGACGACATCTTCGCGATCCTCGGTTGAAGCAGATGACGGCGGTGATTCGTGATTGGTGATTCGTCACAGCCAGCGCGCTGACGAACCCGGCCATCCCGTATCCCCGACCGCTTTCGCTTCCCGCTCTTCCAATCACCAGTCACCAATCCCCAATTACGAGGCTTCAAACAATGGCTGCCAAGGAAATCCGCTTCGGCGAAGACGCGCGCTCCAAGATGCTGCGCGGTGTCAACACGCTCGCCAACGCCGTCAAGGCGACCCTCGGCCCGAAGGGTCGCAACGTCGTGCTCGAGAAGAGCTTCGGCTCGCCGACGATCACGAAGGACGGCGTGTCCGTCGCCAAGGAGATCGAGCTCGCCGACAAGTTCGAGAACATGGGCGCGCAGATGGTGAAGGAAGTCGCATCGCGCACTTCCGACAACGCCGGTGACGGCACCACCACCGCCACCGTGCTCGCGCAGGCGCTGATCCGCGAAGGTTCGAAGGCGGTTGCCGCCGGCATGAACCCGATGGACCTCAAGCGCGGCATCGACCAGGCCGTCAAGGCCGCCGTCGAGGAGCTGAAGAAGCTCTCCAAGCCGACCGCCGACGACAAGGCGATCGCCCAGGTCGGCACGATCTCGGCCAACTCCGACGAAGTGATCGGCAACATCATCGCCGAGGCGATGAAGAAGGTCGGCAAGGAAGGCGTGATCACGGTCGAGGAAGGTTCGGGTCTCGAGAACGAGCTCGACGTGGTCGAGGGCATGCAGTTCGACCGCGGCTACCTGTCGCCCTACTTCATCAACAACCAGCAGTCGATGTCGGCCGAGCTGGATGATCCCTTCATCCTGCTGCACGACAAGAAGATCTCCAACGTCCGCGACCTGCTGCCCGTGCTGGAAGGCGTGGCCAAGGCCGGCAAGCCGCTGCTGATCGTCGCCGAGGAAGTCGAGGGCGAAGCGCTGGCGACGCTCGTCGTCAACACCATCCGCGGCATCGTCAAGGTCGTGGCCGTCAAGGCCCCGGGCTTCGGCGACCGTCGCAAGGCGATGCTGGAAGACATGGCCGTGCTGACCGGCGGCACCGTGATCTCCGAGGAAGTCGGCCTGTCGCTCGAGAAGGCGACCATCACCGATCTCGGCCGCGCCAAGAAGGTCCAGGTCACCAAGGAAAACACCACCATCATCGACGGCGCCGGCGAGACCGGTGGCATCGAGTCGCGCATCAAGCAGATCAAGGCGCAGATCGAAGAAACCTCTTCGGACTACGACCGCGAGAAGCTGCAGGAGCGCGTGGCCAAGCTGGCCGGCGGCGTTGCGGTGATCAAGGTCGGCGCTGCCACCGAGGTCGAGATGAAGGAAAAGAAGGCCCGCGTCGAAGACGCCCTGCACGCCACCCGTGCGGCGGTCGAGGAAGGCGTGGTCCCGGGCGGCGGCGTGGCCCTGCTGCGTGCCAAGGCGGCCATCGAGCACCTGCGTGGCGCCAACGAAGACCAGAACCACGGCATCGTGATCGCCCTGCGTGCGATGGAAGCCCCGCTGCGCGAGATCGTCACCAACGCCGGCGAAGAGCCCTCCGTGATCGTCAACAAGGTCAAGGACGGTTCGGGCAACTACGGCTACAACGCCGCCAACGGCGAGTTCGGCGACATGGTCGAGTTCGGCATCCTGGATCCGACCAAGGTCACCCGCACCGCGCTGCAGAACGCGGCGTCGATCGCCGGCCTGATGATCACTACGGAGGCGATGGTGGCGGAGCTTCCCAAGAAGGAAGAGCCGGCCATGGGCGGCGGCGGTGGCATGGGCGGCATGGGCGGCATGGATTTCTGATCCAGCGTCACCGTTTCACTGCAACACGAAAAACCCCGCCGCGAGGCGGGGTTTTTCTTTGCCGCGACCAGGGGTTCCGTCCGCTGGCCCGACGTCATTTCCGGCATCACGGACGGATGCCACAATCCGCGCCCACGACTTCGCGAATATACCCATGGCCGGCGCTTCGCTGCTCACCCTGCTCGACGACATTGCCGCCCTGCTCGACGACGTGGCGCTGCTGACCAAGGCCGCGACCAAGAAGACCGCAGGCGTGCTCGGCGACGACCTCGCCCTCAATGCCCAGCAGGTGGCCGGCGTGCGCGCCGCCCGCGAGCTGCCGGTGGTGTGGGCGGTGTTCAAGGGCTCGCTGGTCAACAAGCTGATCCTGGTGCCCGCGGCGCTGTTGATCAGCCAGTTCCTGCCGTGGCTGGTGGTGCCGCTGATGATGATCGGCGGTGCCTACCTCTGTTACGAGGGCTTCGAGAAGATCGTGCACAAGCTGTCCCATCGCGGCGATCGCCCGGATCCCGAGGCGCGCGTGCAGGCGGTGCTCGAAGCGGAAGAGACGCCGCAGGAGATGGAGAAGCAGAAGATCCGCGGCGCGATCCGCACCGACTTCATCCTCTCCGCCGAGATCATCGTGCTGTCGCTGGCCGTGGTCGCCAACGAAGCGCTGCTGACCCGCTCGGTGACGCTGTCGGTGGTGGCGCTGGCGGTGACCATCGGCGTCTACGGCCTGGTCGCGGCGATCGTGAAGATGGATGACGCCGGACTGTGGATGAGCCACCGGCAAGGCGTGCTGGTGCCTGCGACGGGGCGTGCGCTGGTGTACTCCGCGCCCTGGTTGATGAAGGCGCTCGGCATCCTGGGCACCATCGCGATGTTCCTCGTTGGCGGCGGTATCTTCGTGCACAACGTCGACGTGCTGCACCGCCTGCTGGAAGTGATGGAGCGCGCCGGCCTGCCCGGCTTCGTCGCCGACGCGCTGGCAAGCCTGGTCATCGGGCTGGTCGTGGGTGCGCTGGTGCTGGCAGCGGTCTCGCTGTTCGGCCGCCTGCGCGGACAGAAGGCTGCAGCCGCCCACTGAGCGCGGTGCCGTGCGTCCACTTGCATGCCCGTGCGCGCGTTCCTAGGCTGCGCGCATGACTACTTCATTGATCGTCGTCGACGACTTCCTCGGCGCGCAGGACGCCATGCGGCTGCGTGAAGCCGGCCTGCGCCTGACCTATCCGGCGCAGCAGGGCGCATTCCCCGGCCGCAACTCGCAGGAACGGCTGTTTCTGCCGCAGCTCGACCAGGCCGTCTCGCGGCTGGTTGGCGAACCCGTGCGCGCAATCGAGCCGCTCGAGTCGCACGCGAAGTTCCGCATCACCCGCGCCGACGATGTCGGCACGGGTCGCGTGCACATCGACCAGGGCGCTTGGTGGTCGGGCATCCTCTACCTCAGCAGGCCGGAGGACTGCCGCGGCGGTACCGAGTTCTACCGCCATGTCGAGACCGGCACCGAACAGGCGCCGATGACGCAGGACGGCATCGAAGCGATGGGCTATCGCACCGGATCCGAACTGCACGACGCGATCATCGGCCGCGACAGCAACGACATGTCGCGCTGGGAGCTCACCATGCGCGTGCCGATGCGCTTCAACCGCCTGGTGCTGCTGCGGCCGTGGTTCTGGCACACGGCAGGCGAGGCGTTCGGTGACACGCTCGAGAACGGTCGCTTCGTCTATCTGATGTTCTTCGCCCGCGCCGCCTGAGGCGGCGGACAGCCATCCCACGCCGCGCGGCTTCGCGGTGGAGGCGCTGCAACGCGCCGTCCATAATCGTCGCTCGCCCCAGCCCGGATACGCGTTTGAAGCACGTTATCGCCATGGCCGCCGGTGGTACCGGTGGCCACCTGTTCCCGGCCGAAGCGCTCGCGCGCGAACTGGTGGGCCGCGGCCACGACGCGGTGATCTACACCGATGCGCGCGGCGCGCGTTACGCGCATGCACTCGAAGGGCTGCCGCACGTGGTGCTGCCGGCGCGCAGCCTGGCCGGCGGGCCCGTCGGCAAGCTGGCCGCGGCGACCACCATCCTCGGCGCGGCCTGGCGTGCGCGTGGCGACCTGCGTCGACGCGGCGCGGTGGCGATGGTCGGCTTCGGCGGCTATCCGAGTTTCGCGCCGGCGCTCGGCGCGCGCGCCTGCGGGCTGCCGTTGCTGCTGCACGAGCAGGGCACGCGCCTGTCGCTGGCGAACCGGCAGTTGCTGCGCTTCGCCTCGGGCGTGGCGACCTCGTTCGCCGATACCGGCGGGCTCGCCGGCCTGCCGCCCGGCCGCGTGGTCGAGACCGGCAATCCGGTGCGCCAGGCGATCCTCGATGCGCGCGCGCCGTACCCGCCACTGTCGGCTGACGGCCCGCTGCGGCTGCTGGTGGTCGGCGGCAGCCAGAGCGCGGCGGTGTTCGGCCGCGTGGTGCCACCGGCGCTGCGTTTGCTGCCTGCGTCGCTGCGCGCCAGGTTGCGGCTGTCGTTGCAGGTCGCCGGTGACGATGCCGCGGCCATCGCCAATGAGTTGGCCAGCGCCGGCATCGATGCCGAGGTGCGACCGTTCTTCGAGGACATGGGCACGCGGCTGCGCGATGCGCACCTGGTGGTGACCCGCGCCGGGGCGACCACCATCGCCGACCTGCTGGCGATCGGCCGGCCGGCGATCTTCGTGCCGATCCCGCAGGGCGGCTCGGCCGACGAACAGCTGCGCAACGCGCGCACGCTGGAACAGCTGGGTGCGGGCTGGTGCATGCCGGAGGCAGAGCTGGACGCGTCCACTCTGGCCGCGCGACTGCAATCCCTGTTGGCCTCGACCGACACCTTGCCGCAGGCCGCAACACGCGCGGCCGCCGCCGGGCGCCCGGACGCCGCGGCACGCCTGGCCGATGCGGTGCTGGCGCTGGTCACGCGCGGGCGTCGACCGGCGTGAGCGCGGATGCCGTCCACGATGTCCTGATCGTCGGCGGCGGCCACAACGGCCTGGTCTGCGCCGCCTATCTCGCCGCCGCCGGGCTCGACGTGCGCGTGCTGGAGCGGCGCGGCATCGTCGGTGGCGCCGCGGTGACCGAAGAGTTCCACCCGGGCTTCCGCAACTCCACCTGCAGCTACACGGTCAGCCTGCTCGATCCCGCGGTGATCCGCGAACTGCGCCTGGCCGAACACGGCCTGCGTGTGGTCGAGCGCCCGTTCTCGAACTTCCTGCCGCTGCCGGACGGCCGCGCGTTCCGGCTCGGCGGCGGGCTGACCGCAGCCGAGGTGGCGGCGTATTCGACACGCGATGCCGAACGGCTGCACGCCTACGAGGCCATGCTGGGGCGCGTGGTGGTCGTGTTGCGCGAACTGATGCGGCGCACCCCGCCGAACCTCGACGAGGGCATGGGCGTGGCTGACTGGCTCGCTTCGTGGGAGGTCGCACGCCGGCTGCGTGGCCTGGACCTCGCCACCCGCCGCGACCTGCTGGCGCTGTTCACGAAATCCGCCGGCGACCTGCTCGATGGCTGGTTCGAGTGCGAGCCGCTGAAGGCCGCGCTCGGCTGGGATTCGATCGTCGGCAATTTCGCCAGTCCGTATACGCCCGGATCGGCCTATGTGCTGCTGCACCACGTGTTCGGCGAGGTCAACGGCCGACAGGGCGCCTGGGGTCACGCGATCGGCGGCATGGGCGCCATCACCCAGGCGATGGCGCACGAGTGCGAGGCGCGCGGCGTGCGCATCGACACCAATGCGGAGGTCGCGCAGGTGCGGGTCGCGAACGGGCGCGCGCACGGGGTCGAGCTGGCCGACGGCCGCGTCCTGCATGCGCGGCGTGCGGTGGTCGCCAACGTCAATCCGAAACTGCTGTACCAGCGGCTGGTGCCGCGCGGCGCGCTGGATGACGACACCGCGCAGCGCATCGACGGCTACCGCTGCGGCTCCGGCACCTTCCGCATGAACGTGGCGCTGGCCCAACTACCGGATTTCAGCTGCGCGCCCGGCACCGCGCTGCAGCCGCACCACCAGAGCGGCATCCTCGTCGGCCACTCGCTGGAATATTTCGAGCGCGCGTACTTCGACGCACGCTCGAAGGCGCACAACCCCGGCTGGGCGCGCGAACCGGTGGTCGAGCTGGTGATCGCCTCCACCCTCGACGACAGCCTGGCACCGCCCGGCCAGCACGTCGCCAGCCTGTTCTGCCAGCACGTCAACCCGGAGGTCGATGGCGGCTGGGACGCGCACCGCGACACCGTCGCCAACCTGATGATCGACACCGTCGATCGCGTCGCGCCCAACTTCCGCCGCAGCGTGCTGGGCTGGAGCGCACTGTCGCCGCTGGATCTCGAGCGTGAATTCGGCTTGGTCGGCGGCGACATCTTCCACGGCGCGTTGGGCCTGGACCAGCTGTTCTCGGCACGTCCGCTGCTCGGCCAGGCCGATTACCGGGGGGCCATCCCGGCCCTCTACCTGTGCGGCTCCGGGACCCACCCCGGCGGTGGCGTCACCGGGTTGCCCGGGCGCAATGCGGCACGCGAGCTGCTGCGCGATCTGCGACGGTCGCCGAGACCGAACTGACCCGCCGTAAGCGGTTACACGCACCGGTACCGGCACCGTACCCAGGTGTCTGTTTTTCCTGAGTTTTTGTACTTCGAAGTATCGTTTTGCAGTGCAGCGTGCATCCCGGATAACACTTCGTTCACGATGGCTTCGCACCCGACGTGGGGGAGGGAGCAAAGCCCGCTACCGGTATTCCGGCAGCGGGCTTTTTTTTGGTCATCTCCAGACTCGGCGACAGGGCCGGAGCTGGGGTATTCGAGCGTCCGTGCGCTCCGTCGCGATCCGTGCTGCCTGTCGCGTGCACCGGGGGGTGTGCTCCCCCGGCCGGAGTCCGCGTCCAGCTACCACGGCCGGCCGCCGGCCATCCATGGCCGGCTGTCCGCACACCCTCCGGTGCACGCGACAGGCGTCTGCGTTCGTCGGCTTCGGCGCGAAAATCAAAAGCGGGGTAGCCCGCTTCGCTCGCCCGGATTCACAGGGCCGCTTTTCGCTATTGATCTTCGCCTCGCCCCGCCGCGACGCCACCTTAAAGCCTGCCGCGGACGCAGGGGGATGTCCAGAGCCGGCCATGGATGGCCGGCGGCCGGATGTGGGAGCAGGACGCGGAGATATCCGGCTGGGCATCCCCCTGCGTCCGTGGTGGGCTACCCGGACTCACCGACGTCGCCTGGACGGGGAGAAGAACCTCTGCTTGCTCCTCTCCGTTGGTCTATGGTCCACCCGCGCGCCTTCAGGCGCAGACGCACCGGTCGCAAACGCACGGATGCCACAATCGGCCGATGTCCGGCCTGCCCACACATCTCGACGCGCCGCTGCAGCAGATCCTCGCGCGCGCCGTCGAGCGCCTGCGCCATGCGGCCGCGCCCTCGGCTCTCGACATCCCGTTCGACGATCCGGCATTCCACGCGGCATTGTCACGGGTCGCGATCGCCAGCGACTTCGCGGTGGACACCTTCGAGCGACAGCCGGAACTGTTGCAGCGCCTGTCGCTCGACGCCGGCACCACGCCACTGCCGGCGCCCGACCTGTCGGCCGGCAGCCGCGACGACTGGGCGCGCATGCTGCGGCGCTGGCGGGCGGCGGAGTCCGCGCGTCTGGTGTGGCGCGACGTGCTCGATCTCGACGACGTCGATGCGACCCTTGCCGGCACTACCCGGCTCGCCGAGCAGTGCCTGCAACTGGCGCACGATGCGCTGGAAGCCGAGTTCATCGCCCGCCACGGGGTGGTCCGCGACCGCCAGGGCCAGCCGGTGCGGCTGGTGGTGTTCGCGCTGGGCAAGCTGGGCGGTGGCGAGCTCAATTTCAGTTCCGACGTGGACCTCGTCTACGCCTACCCGCACGAAGGCGAGAGCGACGGGCCGCGCCCGCTGCCCGCCGAAACCTGGTGCATGCGCCTGGGCCAGGCGCTGGCGAAGCTGCTCGACGAAGTCACCGTCGACGGCTTCTGCCATCGGGTCGACCTGCGGCTGCGGCCATTCGGCGGTGCCGGCCGGCTGGCGCTGAGCTTCGGGGCGATGGAGCAGTACTTCCAGCGCGAGGGTCGCGACTGGGAACGCTACGCCTGGCAGAAGGCGCGCCCGGTCGCCGGCGACATCGCCGCCGGCGAGGCGTTCCTGTCCGACCTGCGGCCATTCGTGTACCGCCGTTACCTCGACTTCGGCGCACTCGACGGCCTGCGCGGGATGAAGGCGGCGATCAGCGCGGAGGTGGCGCGCAAGGAACTGGCCGACGACATCAAGCGCGGTCGCGGCGGCATCCGCGAGATCGAGTTCTTCGCGCAGGTGCTGCAGCTCATCCACGGCGGGCGCGATGCCGCCCTGCGCGGGCGGCGCCTGCAGCCGGCGCTGCAGACATTGGCGGCCGCGCGTCATGTGCCGGCGGAGACCGCGCAGGCTCTGCTGGAGGCCTACCGCTGGCTGCGGCGGCTGGAAAACCGGCTGCAGATGCTGCGCGACGCGCAGGTGCATGCGCTGCCGGAGGATCCACTCGACCGTGCACGCATCGCGGCCGGGCTGGGCCTGTCGTGGGATGCGCTGGCGCAGGTGCTGGCCCACCACCGTGAGGTGGTGGCATTGACCTTCGACGCGCTGCTGCACCGCGAACAGGCCCCGCGTACCGCGGATTACGACCTTGCCGGCTACTGGCGCGCACTGCCCGAAGCCGGCGAGCCTGCGCAGCTGGAGGCCGCGGGCTTCGGCGATGCGCAGGCCGTGGATGCCGCGCTGCGCGATTTCGCCCGCTCGCCCGGGGTGCGCGACCTGCCCGATATCGCTCGCACCCGCCTGGAGCGGGTGATGCCGGTGCTGCTGCAGGCCAGCGCGCCTGCTGACCGCCCGCTGGAGGCGGTGCGCCGCCTGCTGGCACTGCTGCACAACGTGCTGCGCCGCTCCAGCTATCTGGCCCTGCTCGACGAACAGCCGGCCGCGCTGGCGCGGCTGGTCGACCTGATGACCCGCAGCGCCTTCCTCGCCGAACGCGTGGCGATGCATCCGCTGCTGCTCGACGAGCTGCTCGATGCCCGCATCGAGGGACCGTTGCCGGGACGCGCGCAGCTGCATGCGGCCTGCGAGGCGGCGCTCGCCCGTGACGACGTCGAGGCCGCGCTGTACGCCCTGAACGAGGTGCGGCAGACGCTGAGCTTCCGCATCGCGCTGGCCATGCTCGACGGCCGCCAGGGCGCGCAGGACAGTGCGCGCCAACTGGCGTGGCTGGCCGATGGCGTGGTCGCCGCGGTGCTGGAGCTGGCGCGCCGCGGCATGCATGACAGCCATGGGCGCATCGACGGTGCGCGCTTCGCGGTGCTGGGCTACGGCAGCCTCGGTGGCGAGGAACTCGGCGTCGGCTCGGACCTCGACCTGGTGTTCCTCTACGACGCCCCGGCCACCGCGCAGTCGGATGGCCCGCGACCGCTGGATGCGATCCGCTGGCACGCGCGACTGGCGCAGAAGATGGTCGCGCTGCTGGGCACCGTGACCGGTGCCGGGCGGCTGTACGAGGTCGACATCCGCCTGCGGCCGGATGGCGCCAGCGGCCTGCTGGTGTCCTCGCTGGCCAGTTACGACGACTACCAGCGCGAGCGTGCCTGGACCTGGGAGCACCAGGCGCTGGTGCGCGCGCGTGCGGTCGCCGGCGATGACGGGCTGGTGGCGGAGTTCGAACGCGTGCGCGCGGCAGCGCTGGCGCGCCAGCGCGACGCCGACGTGCTGCGCGACGACATCGTGTCGATGCGCCAGCGCATGCGCGGCGAACTCGACC
This portion of the Luteimonas yindakuii genome encodes:
- a CDS encoding phytoene desaturase family protein; the encoded protein is MSADAVHDVLIVGGGHNGLVCAAYLAAAGLDVRVLERRGIVGGAAVTEEFHPGFRNSTCSYTVSLLDPAVIRELRLAEHGLRVVERPFSNFLPLPDGRAFRLGGGLTAAEVAAYSTRDAERLHAYEAMLGRVVVVLRELMRRTPPNLDEGMGVADWLASWEVARRLRGLDLATRRDLLALFTKSAGDLLDGWFECEPLKAALGWDSIVGNFASPYTPGSAYVLLHHVFGEVNGRQGAWGHAIGGMGAITQAMAHECEARGVRIDTNAEVAQVRVANGRAHGVELADGRVLHARRAVVANVNPKLLYQRLVPRGALDDDTAQRIDGYRCGSGTFRMNVALAQLPDFSCAPGTALQPHHQSGILVGHSLEYFERAYFDARSKAHNPGWAREPVVELVIASTLDDSLAPPGQHVASLFCQHVNPEVDGGWDAHRDTVANLMIDTVDRVAPNFRRSVLGWSALSPLDLEREFGLVGGDIFHGALGLDQLFSARPLLGQADYRGAIPALYLCGSGTHPGGGVTGLPGRNAARELLRDLRRSPRPN
- a CDS encoding UDP-N-acetylglucosamine--N-acetylmuramyl-(pentapeptide) pyrophosphoryl-undecaprenol N-acetylglucosamine transferase, translating into MKHVIAMAAGGTGGHLFPAEALARELVGRGHDAVIYTDARGARYAHALEGLPHVVLPARSLAGGPVGKLAAATTILGAAWRARGDLRRRGAVAMVGFGGYPSFAPALGARACGLPLLLHEQGTRLSLANRQLLRFASGVATSFADTGGLAGLPPGRVVETGNPVRQAILDARAPYPPLSADGPLRLLVVGGSQSAAVFGRVVPPALRLLPASLRARLRLSLQVAGDDAAAIANELASAGIDAEVRPFFEDMGTRLRDAHLVVTRAGATTIADLLAIGRPAIFVPIPQGGSADEQLRNARTLEQLGAGWCMPEAELDASTLAARLQSLLASTDTLPQAATRAAAAGRPDAAARLADAVLALVTRGRRPA
- the groL gene encoding chaperonin GroEL (60 kDa chaperone family; promotes refolding of misfolded polypeptides especially under stressful conditions; forms two stacked rings of heptamers to form a barrel-shaped 14mer; ends can be capped by GroES; misfolded proteins enter the barrel where they are refolded when GroES binds) — encoded protein: MAAKEIRFGEDARSKMLRGVNTLANAVKATLGPKGRNVVLEKSFGSPTITKDGVSVAKEIELADKFENMGAQMVKEVASRTSDNAGDGTTTATVLAQALIREGSKAVAAGMNPMDLKRGIDQAVKAAVEELKKLSKPTADDKAIAQVGTISANSDEVIGNIIAEAMKKVGKEGVITVEEGSGLENELDVVEGMQFDRGYLSPYFINNQQSMSAELDDPFILLHDKKISNVRDLLPVLEGVAKAGKPLLIVAEEVEGEALATLVVNTIRGIVKVVAVKAPGFGDRRKAMLEDMAVLTGGTVISEEVGLSLEKATITDLGRAKKVQVTKENTTIIDGAGETGGIESRIKQIKAQIEETSSDYDREKLQERVAKLAGGVAVIKVGAATEVEMKEKKARVEDALHATRAAVEEGVVPGGGVALLRAKAAIEHLRGANEDQNHGIVIALRAMEAPLREIVTNAGEEPSVIVNKVKDGSGNYGYNAANGEFGDMVEFGILDPTKVTRTALQNAASIAGLMITTEAMVAELPKKEEPAMGGGGGMGGMGGMDF
- a CDS encoding DUF6445 family protein; amino-acid sequence: MTTSLIVVDDFLGAQDAMRLREAGLRLTYPAQQGAFPGRNSQERLFLPQLDQAVSRLVGEPVRAIEPLESHAKFRITRADDVGTGRVHIDQGAWWSGILYLSRPEDCRGGTEFYRHVETGTEQAPMTQDGIEAMGYRTGSELHDAIIGRDSNDMSRWELTMRVPMRFNRLVLLRPWFWHTAGEAFGDTLENGRFVYLMFFARAA
- the glnE gene encoding bifunctional [glutamate--ammonia ligase]-adenylyl-L-tyrosine phosphorylase/[glutamate--ammonia-ligase] adenylyltransferase is translated as MSGLPTHLDAPLQQILARAVERLRHAAAPSALDIPFDDPAFHAALSRVAIASDFAVDTFERQPELLQRLSLDAGTTPLPAPDLSAGSRDDWARMLRRWRAAESARLVWRDVLDLDDVDATLAGTTRLAEQCLQLAHDALEAEFIARHGVVRDRQGQPVRLVVFALGKLGGGELNFSSDVDLVYAYPHEGESDGPRPLPAETWCMRLGQALAKLLDEVTVDGFCHRVDLRLRPFGGAGRLALSFGAMEQYFQREGRDWERYAWQKARPVAGDIAAGEAFLSDLRPFVYRRYLDFGALDGLRGMKAAISAEVARKELADDIKRGRGGIREIEFFAQVLQLIHGGRDAALRGRRLQPALQTLAAARHVPAETAQALLEAYRWLRRLENRLQMLRDAQVHALPEDPLDRARIAAGLGLSWDALAQVLAHHREVVALTFDALLHREQAPRTADYDLAGYWRALPEAGEPAQLEAAGFGDAQAVDAALRDFARSPGVRDLPDIARTRLERVMPVLLQASAPADRPLEAVRRLLALLHNVLRRSSYLALLDEQPAALARLVDLMTRSAFLAERVAMHPLLLDELLDARIEGPLPGRAQLHAACEAALARDDVEAALYALNEVRQTLSFRIALAMLDGRQGAQDSARQLAWLADGVVAAVLELARRGMHDSHGRIDGARFAVLGYGSLGGEELGVGSDLDLVFLYDAPATAQSDGPRPLDAIRWHARLAQKMVALLGTVTGAGRLYEVDIRLRPDGASGLLVSSLASYDDYQRERAWTWEHQALVRARAVAGDDGLVAEFERVRAAALARQRDADVLRDDIVSMRQRMRGELDRSRDGVFDLKQGEGGLVDLEFLVQYLVLREAHASPELLLPRATPALLEALCAAGVLAADIGRSLREAHATLLALGLGQTLDRRPRLVPDSRRLQDARASVRAAGASLLGIDPLAGVPAASG
- a CDS encoding DUF808 domain-containing protein; this translates as MAGASLLTLLDDIAALLDDVALLTKAATKKTAGVLGDDLALNAQQVAGVRAARELPVVWAVFKGSLVNKLILVPAALLISQFLPWLVVPLMMIGGAYLCYEGFEKIVHKLSHRGDRPDPEARVQAVLEAEETPQEMEKQKIRGAIRTDFILSAEIIVLSLAVVANEALLTRSVTLSVVALAVTIGVYGLVAAIVKMDDAGLWMSHRQGVLVPATGRALVYSAPWLMKALGILGTIAMFLVGGGIFVHNVDVLHRLLEVMERAGLPGFVADALASLVIGLVVGALVLAAVSLFGRLRGQKAAAAH